From a region of the Candidatus Azobacteroides pseudotrichonymphae genomovar. CFP2 genome:
- a CDS encoding thymidylate synthase, with translation MKQYLDLCNRVLSEGVKKKDRTCTGTVSIFGYHMHFNLKDGFPLLTTKKLHVKPIIHELLWFIKGDTNIKYLNDHGVYIWDKWANKNGDLGPIYGKQWNFKNQLRTAVDNIKNNPDSRRIIVNSWNVKDLTSMALPPCHVLFQFYISNGELSLQMYQRSADIFLGLPFNIASYSLLLKMVAQVTNLKEGKFIHVLGDAHIYLNHLEQIQLQLTRSPKTLPIMKINSEVKSIFDFKYEDFELERYTPYPHIKGEVSV, from the coding sequence ATGAAACAATACTTAGACCTCTGTAACAGAGTATTATCTGAAGGAGTAAAGAAAAAAGATCGTACATGTACTGGTACAGTCAGTATATTCGGCTACCATATGCACTTTAATCTTAAAGATGGTTTTCCTCTGCTAACTACAAAGAAATTACATGTCAAACCAATTATTCATGAACTACTTTGGTTCATCAAAGGAGATACAAACATCAAGTACCTTAATGACCATGGAGTTTATATTTGGGATAAATGGGCTAATAAAAACGGAGATTTAGGCCCAATTTATGGAAAACAATGGAATTTCAAGAATCAACTAAGAACTGCAGTAGACAATATAAAGAATAACCCTGATTCTCGGCGAATAATTGTTAATTCATGGAATGTAAAAGACCTTACAAGCATGGCACTTCCCCCCTGTCATGTTCTATTTCAATTTTATATATCGAATGGGGAATTATCTCTACAGATGTACCAGAGGAGTGCAGATATATTCCTTGGATTGCCGTTTAATATAGCCTCCTATTCTTTACTACTAAAAATGGTAGCACAAGTAACTAATCTTAAAGAAGGAAAATTTATTCATGTATTAGGAGATGCACATATCTATCTCAATCATCTGGAACAGATACAATTACAATTGACCCGTAGTCCAAAAACATTGCCTATAATGAAGATTAACTCAGAAGTGAAAAGCATTTTTGATTTCAAATATGAAGATTTTGAATTGGAGAGATATACCCCATATCCTCATATTAAAGGAGAAGTGTCTGTCTAG
- a CDS encoding dihydrofolate reductase has protein sequence MKLSIIASLGRNNEIGKENRLLCYLPADLKHFRKITLGHSIIMGRKTFDSLPNGILPDRENIIISRNGSLAIKNARVYTSLDFALSKLMNEEEVFIIGGAQIYQQTLPIVNNLYLTKVYATFPEADVFFPLINYSEWHETEQEKIPANTKNPYPISFTKYERLQ, from the coding sequence GTGAAACTTTCCATAATTGCTTCTCTAGGAAGAAATAATGAAATTGGTAAAGAAAACCGTTTACTTTGCTATTTACCTGCTGACCTAAAACATTTCAGAAAAATAACATTAGGACATTCAATAATCATGGGAAGAAAAACATTTGATTCTCTTCCTAATGGCATCCTTCCAGATAGGGAAAATATTATAATCAGTCGCAATGGGAGTCTAGCAATAAAAAACGCTCGAGTTTATACTTCCTTAGATTTTGCTTTATCAAAATTAATGAATGAAGAAGAAGTCTTTATCATTGGAGGAGCTCAAATTTATCAGCAAACATTACCGATCGTTAATAACCTTTATTTGACTAAAGTTTATGCTACTTTTCCGGAAGCCGATGTTTTTTTCCCTCTCATCAATTACAGCGAATGGCATGAAACAGAGCAGGAAAAAATTCCTGCTAATACAAAAAACCCTTACCCTATTTCTTTCACGAAATACGAAAGATTACAATAA
- the prfB gene encoding peptide chain release factor 2 (programmed frameshift): protein MITIEQLRKILERRLNLRRCLDIDNKIIQLEEKELLTQVPGFWVKDPGYAKKQIKAIGIIKSWVDAYNVVQTAVEELQLAFDFNKEGVVSEEEVDKVYSDVVLLIEQLELKNMLHSEEDHLGAVIKINAGAGGTEAQDWVAMLYRMYSRWCEVKMYKVNITNWLEGDDAGIKTVTLQVEGDDAFGYLKSENGVHRLVRVSPYNAQGKRMTSFASVAVVPLIDDTIEIDINLGDITWDTFRSSGAGGQNVNKVETGVRLHYNYKDPNSGETSEIVIENTESRSQFGNKDNAIRLLKSHLYKLELKRRRQAFAKIEAHKKKIEWGSQIRSYVFDDRRVKDHRTGWQTSNVQAVMDGDLDDLIKAYLMATSNEE, encoded by the exons ATGATAACAATAGAACAGTTACGAAAAATTTTGGAGCGACGGTTGAATTTAAGGAGGTGTCTT GACATTGATAATAAAATAATTCAGCTAGAGGAAAAAGAACTTCTCACACAAGTACCTGGCTTTTGGGTGAAGGATCCAGGATATGCCAAAAAGCAAATAAAAGCTATAGGTATTATCAAATCCTGGGTGGATGCATACAACGTAGTTCAAACAGCTGTTGAGGAATTGCAATTAGCTTTTGATTTTAACAAAGAAGGTGTTGTTAGTGAAGAGGAAGTTGATAAAGTCTACAGCGATGTTGTTCTTTTAATTGAACAATTAGAGTTGAAAAATATGCTTCATTCGGAGGAAGATCATTTAGGAGCAGTAATAAAAATCAACGCTGGGGCAGGAGGAACAGAAGCCCAAGATTGGGTAGCAATGCTCTATAGAATGTATAGTCGGTGGTGCGAAGTCAAAATGTACAAGGTGAATATTACTAACTGGTTAGAAGGTGATGATGCAGGAATAAAAACAGTCACTTTGCAAGTAGAAGGTGATGATGCTTTTGGCTATCTGAAAAGTGAAAATGGAGTACATCGGTTAGTACGTGTTTCGCCTTACAATGCACAAGGGAAACGAATGACTTCTTTTGCTTCTGTTGCTGTTGTCCCTTTAATAGATGATACTATTGAAATTGATATTAATCTAGGAGATATTACTTGGGATACTTTCCGTTCAAGTGGGGCAGGTGGACAGAATGTTAATAAAGTGGAAACGGGTGTACGTTTGCATTATAATTATAAAGATCCCAATTCAGGGGAAACCAGTGAAATTGTGATTGAAAATACGGAATCTCGTTCTCAGTTTGGAAATAAGGATAACGCTATTCGTCTATTAAAATCACATTTATATAAATTGGAATTGAAAAGGCGCAGGCAAGCTTTCGCAAAAATAGAAGCTCACAAGAAAAAAATAGAATGGGGATCGCAAATTCGTTCATACGTTTTTGATGATAGGCGAGTAAAAGATCATCGTACAGGTTGGCAAACTTCCAATGTACAAGCAGTTATGGATGGAGATTTAGATGATTTAATTAAAGCTTATTTGATGGCGACTAGTAATGAAGAATAA
- a CDS encoding glycogen debranching enzyme N-terminal domain-containing protein has product MGYLKFDKTLLINLEESLQREILCTNRKGAYHSTTVIDCNTRKYHGMLICPVPKLDSENHVLLSSLDVTVIQHRTEFNLGIHQYAGRYFNPSGQKYLRQFEFETVLKTTYRVGGVILIKEKVFTTFENRILIKYTLLDAHSSTVLRFRPFLAFRSVNALTYANPVAKRDYTEINFGIKTCMYDDYPDLYMQFNKKVCFVFQPNWYKNIEYSKELELGLAYKEDLYVPGYFELSIEKGESIYFSASDTFIDPANIVDEYNRGSQVHTPRTSFYNCLKNSAQQFYYHPTESGFYLLAGYPWFKVRARDLFISMPGCSLAVDDPASFEKLMDTAMIALRRFMRNGNCDKVIQEIYMPDVLLWAIWALQEYAKYTSLAQCSVRYGKLIQNIIQYIMSNKHPILILKPNGLLYANGKTNAVTWMNSTFEGKPILPRSGYIVEFNALWFNALKFSVELSRFTNEGKRAAMLEQKANQTESSFVSTFVNKYGYLYDYVDEEYINWSVRPNMLFAISLDYSPLSRTQKRSVLNIVTRELLTPKGIRSLSPRSEGYRPYCTGYQHERDLAYHQGTVWPWLLGVYLEAYLKLYQRRGVSFIERMLIGLDEEMNTHCISSLSELFDGNPPFQSRGAISFAMNVASILHVLKLLDNYNNEK; this is encoded by the coding sequence ATGGGTTATCTTAAATTTGACAAGACATTGCTTATCAATTTGGAAGAATCATTGCAGAGAGAGATTCTTTGTACTAATCGGAAAGGAGCTTATCATTCTACTACTGTTATAGATTGTAATACCCGCAAATATCATGGGATGTTAATTTGTCCTGTTCCTAAGTTGGATTCAGAAAATCATGTCTTATTGTCTTCTTTGGATGTAACTGTCATCCAGCACAGAACAGAGTTTAACTTGGGTATTCATCAGTATGCAGGTAGATATTTTAATCCTAGTGGGCAAAAATATCTACGACAATTTGAGTTTGAAACTGTTCTTAAAACCACCTACCGTGTAGGAGGAGTTATTCTTATTAAAGAGAAAGTGTTTACAACTTTTGAAAATCGGATATTAATTAAATATACCTTATTGGATGCTCATTCTTCTACTGTATTACGCTTCAGACCTTTCCTTGCCTTTCGTAGTGTAAATGCACTAACCTATGCTAATCCGGTAGCCAAACGAGATTATACGGAAATAAATTTTGGTATCAAAACTTGTATGTATGATGATTATCCTGACCTATACATGCAGTTTAACAAAAAAGTGTGTTTTGTGTTTCAACCAAATTGGTATAAAAATATTGAATATTCAAAAGAATTGGAACTAGGATTAGCCTATAAAGAAGATTTGTATGTTCCTGGCTATTTTGAATTGAGTATTGAAAAAGGAGAATCCATATACTTCTCGGCAAGTGATACTTTTATTGACCCTGCTAATATAGTTGATGAATATAATAGGGGCTCGCAAGTCCATACGCCTCGTACGAGTTTTTACAATTGTTTAAAAAATTCGGCACAGCAATTTTACTATCATCCTACTGAAAGTGGTTTTTATCTTCTGGCAGGGTATCCTTGGTTTAAGGTAAGGGCAAGAGATTTGTTTATTTCTATGCCTGGATGTTCGTTAGCAGTAGATGATCCAGCAAGCTTTGAAAAATTGATGGATACGGCTATGATTGCTCTTCGTAGGTTTATGAGGAATGGGAATTGTGATAAGGTTATTCAAGAAATATATATGCCTGACGTATTGCTGTGGGCAATTTGGGCATTGCAGGAGTACGCTAAATATACTTCTTTGGCACAGTGCAGCGTTCGTTATGGTAAATTAATTCAAAATATTATTCAATATATAATGTCGAATAAACATCCGATTTTAATTTTGAAACCTAACGGACTTTTATATGCCAATGGAAAAACAAATGCCGTTACTTGGATGAATTCTACTTTCGAAGGAAAACCTATATTACCCCGCTCGGGTTATATTGTTGAATTTAATGCATTGTGGTTTAATGCATTGAAGTTTTCAGTAGAACTTTCTCGATTTACAAATGAAGGGAAAAGGGCAGCTATGCTTGAACAGAAAGCTAATCAAACTGAAAGTTCTTTTGTGTCCACTTTTGTAAATAAATATGGATATCTATACGATTATGTAGATGAAGAATATATTAATTGGAGTGTTCGTCCCAATATGTTGTTTGCTATTTCGTTAGATTATTCTCCGTTGAGTAGAACTCAAAAACGCTCTGTATTAAATATAGTTACTCGAGAATTACTGACTCCTAAGGGGATTCGTTCATTAAGTCCGCGAAGTGAAGGATATCGTCCTTATTGTACTGGGTATCAACATGAGCGGGATTTAGCTTATCATCAAGGGACTGTATGGCCATGGCTATTAGGTGTTTATTTAGAAGCATATTTGAAATTATATCAACGTAGAGGTGTATCTTTTATTGAAAGAATGTTGATTGGGTTGGATGAAGAGATGAATACTCACTGTATTAGTTCATTATCTGAATTGTTCGATGGGAACCCCCCTTTTCAAAGTCGTGGAGCAATTTCTTTTGCTATGAACGTAGCTTCTATTTTACATGTGTTAAAGCTTTTGGATAATTATAATAATGAAAAATAA
- a CDS encoding DUF4290 domain-containing protein: MIYNTKQKRLSLPEYGRNIQNMVDHCISISDREVRKKCANVIINIMGNMFPHLRDINNFKHILWDHLAIMASFSLDIDYPYEVVKKEDLYIKPSKLPYPQSSITCKYYGKNVEKMICRIIEYEEGERKKHLIKLLIIHMKKNFLLWNKEIVDIHKILEDLKQLSKGSIILDEDHYKLIEAERKTPRNFGHNRLVCLQKSKK; the protein is encoded by the coding sequence ATGATATATAATACTAAACAAAAACGTTTAAGTTTACCTGAGTATGGGAGAAATATCCAAAATATGGTTGATCATTGTATTTCTATTTCTGATAGGGAAGTAAGGAAAAAATGTGCGAATGTCATTATCAATATTATGGGGAATATGTTCCCTCATTTACGGGATATAAATAATTTTAAGCATATTTTGTGGGATCATTTGGCAATTATGGCAAGTTTCTCGTTGGACATTGATTATCCTTACGAAGTAGTTAAGAAAGAAGATTTGTATATCAAGCCTTCAAAACTACCTTATCCGCAAAGTTCTATTACTTGTAAATATTATGGAAAAAATGTAGAAAAGATGATTTGTAGAATCATTGAATATGAGGAGGGTGAGCGGAAAAAGCATCTTATTAAGCTTTTAATAATTCATATGAAAAAAAATTTTCTTCTTTGGAATAAAGAGATAGTAGACATACACAAGATTCTTGAAGATCTTAAACAACTTTCGAAAGGTAGTATTATTTTGGATGAAGATCATTATAAACTGATAGAAGCAGAAAGAAAAACACCTAGAAACTTTGGACACAATCGTTTGGTCTGTTTGCAAAAATCCAAAAAATAA
- the glmS gene encoding glutamine--fructose-6-phosphate transaminase (isomerizing), whose product MCGIIGYYGTNGNAVKVILDGLIKLEYRGYDSAGISYLSNSNELKIDKSIGSIDNLIRKVDKHIKSNLGLGHTRWATHGEVNTDNCHPHNVGSITLVHNGVIENYLEIKKHLQNKGYQFNSTTDTEVSCALIDSLYNDTKDIVEALYQATNVLIGSFAFGIIVRGIKKLYAMKRNSPLVINHNNNEGFIASDTSVLAPHTDSYILLEDNDIAEIDPIITIFHHKKQVNRISRPIINTDEIEDKGNFDYYMLKEIYEEPTIIEKTICNFTKNHFDLTRYNHVDIVACGSSYHVGLLVKYWIEQLLNISTNVEIASEYRYKKLIVQDNSLTIIISQSGETADSLAAIKIAKILKIPTLAIVNVIDSSIAREADNIIYTKAGKEVSVATTKAYIAQLLSMALLIENNKALFEGLPKELSHIIDNKMEDITQFAYQLYQSEHIYFLGRGVDYAIAMEGALKIKEISYIHCEAYAAGEIKHGTIALIEKNTPVIAIVTDNNIREKTISNMKEVSSRGANVLAITNEDILDFNNKIIVNKLPMIIQPFNIILILQLLAFQIAKLKGCSIDKPKNLAKSVTVE is encoded by the coding sequence ATGTGTGGTATTATTGGATATTACGGGACCAATGGAAATGCTGTAAAAGTCATTTTAGACGGATTAATCAAATTAGAATATAGGGGATATGATTCAGCCGGCATTTCCTACCTATCCAACAGTAATGAACTAAAAATAGACAAAAGCATTGGCAGTATTGACAACTTAATTAGAAAAGTAGATAAACATATCAAATCCAATCTTGGACTCGGACATACACGCTGGGCAACACATGGAGAAGTGAATACTGATAACTGTCATCCACACAATGTTGGGTCTATTACTTTGGTGCACAATGGTGTTATTGAAAATTATTTAGAGATAAAAAAACATCTACAAAATAAGGGATACCAATTTAATTCTACAACCGATACAGAAGTATCGTGTGCTCTTATAGACAGTCTCTATAATGATACAAAAGATATTGTTGAAGCACTCTATCAAGCTACCAATGTACTTATCGGTTCATTCGCTTTTGGTATTATAGTCAGAGGGATTAAAAAACTCTACGCTATGAAAAGAAATAGTCCACTTGTTATCAACCATAACAACAACGAGGGATTTATCGCTTCAGACACATCTGTCTTAGCTCCCCATACTGACTCTTATATTTTATTAGAAGACAATGATATTGCTGAAATAGATCCAATCATAACAATTTTTCACCATAAAAAGCAGGTAAATCGTATAAGCAGACCAATAATTAATACTGATGAAATCGAAGATAAGGGTAATTTCGATTATTATATGCTTAAAGAAATTTATGAAGAACCAACTATCATTGAAAAAACAATATGTAATTTTACAAAAAATCATTTCGACTTAACACGATATAATCATGTTGATATTGTTGCATGTGGTAGTTCTTATCATGTGGGGTTATTAGTTAAATATTGGATAGAACAATTACTTAACATTTCGACTAATGTCGAAATAGCTAGTGAATACCGTTATAAAAAGTTAATTGTACAAGATAATAGTTTAACAATTATTATTTCTCAAAGTGGAGAAACAGCTGATTCACTTGCTGCTATCAAGATAGCAAAGATATTGAAAATACCAACGTTAGCCATTGTCAATGTTATTGATAGCAGTATTGCAAGAGAAGCAGATAACATTATTTATACGAAAGCTGGAAAAGAAGTATCGGTTGCTACAACAAAAGCTTACATAGCTCAATTGCTAAGTATGGCTCTTCTTATCGAGAACAATAAAGCTCTATTTGAAGGACTACCAAAAGAACTATCTCATATCATTGACAATAAAATGGAAGATATCACTCAATTTGCTTACCAACTTTACCAATCAGAACATATCTATTTCCTAGGCAGAGGTGTCGATTATGCTATAGCAATGGAAGGAGCTTTAAAGATTAAAGAAATCTCATATATTCATTGCGAAGCATATGCTGCCGGTGAAATTAAACATGGTACAATTGCACTAATTGAAAAGAATACACCGGTAATTGCTATTGTAACAGATAATAATATCCGAGAAAAAACCATTAGCAATATGAAAGAAGTTAGTTCAAGAGGTGCAAATGTACTGGCTATTACTAATGAAGATATACTAGACTTTAACAATAAAATTATTGTTAATAAATTGCCGATGATAATTCAACCATTCAATATTATTTTGATTTTACAATTGTTAGCTTTTCAGATAGCT
- a CDS encoding MATE family efflux transporter → MKNRDALLILGTEKISKLLMQYATPAIVAMVATSLDNIIDGIFIGQGVGALALSGLAITFPLLNLGAAFSTLVGVGASTLLSIKIGKKDYKTANNILGNVVVLNLITGITVTLVALPFLNTILCFFGASREILPYAYNFIVIVLSGNVISHLYSGLNALLRSMGHPKKAMLAIIFSILINLVLNPLFIFGFGWGVRGSALADIISQTLVLCWQLYLFSNENFFIRWQKGIYQLKKKIVIDSLLIGLAPFIVHAGSCLIVVLINKQLVRYGSDLAAGAYGIINRVAFLFIMIIMGLNQGMQPIVGYNYGAGQYDRVIAVLKQAVFYATFVMIVGFTVVELFPNMIVSMFTKEKQLKDIAVVGLRWIFVVYPLLGFQMVSSSFFLSIGDSWKSIILSLTRQIIFLIPILFILPCYLGMLGVWVSMCIADFLSVLLAGVLLRKELQTIML, encoded by the coding sequence ATGAAGAATAGAGATGCTCTACTTATTTTAGGAACAGAGAAAATAAGTAAGTTGTTAATGCAATATGCTACTCCGGCGATAGTTGCTATGGTAGCTACCTCATTGGATAACATTATTGATGGTATCTTTATCGGTCAAGGAGTAGGTGCTTTAGCCTTGTCGGGATTAGCAATTACTTTTCCCTTACTGAATCTGGGAGCCGCTTTTAGCACTTTGGTAGGAGTTGGAGCATCCACGTTGCTATCCATTAAAATAGGAAAGAAAGATTACAAAACTGCTAATAACATATTAGGCAATGTAGTTGTTTTAAATTTAATTACAGGTATAACGGTAACATTAGTAGCTCTTCCTTTTTTGAACACTATTTTATGTTTTTTTGGTGCAAGTCGAGAGATACTTCCTTATGCTTACAATTTCATAGTAATTGTTTTGTCGGGAAATGTTATTTCTCATTTGTATTCTGGTTTGAATGCTTTGCTTCGTTCAATGGGGCATCCCAAAAAGGCTATGTTGGCAATTATTTTTTCTATACTCATCAATTTGGTATTAAATCCTTTATTTATTTTTGGTTTTGGCTGGGGAGTACGAGGGTCTGCCCTTGCAGACATTATTTCACAAACACTTGTTCTTTGTTGGCAATTATATTTGTTCAGTAACGAAAACTTTTTTATTCGTTGGCAAAAGGGGATATATCAATTGAAAAAAAAGATAGTAATCGATTCGTTATTGATTGGATTAGCACCTTTTATAGTACATGCTGGCAGTTGCTTGATAGTTGTTCTTATAAACAAACAATTGGTACGTTATGGAAGTGATTTGGCTGCTGGTGCCTATGGAATAATTAATCGAGTAGCTTTTCTATTTATTATGATTATTATGGGTCTGAATCAAGGAATGCAACCAATAGTAGGATATAATTACGGGGCAGGACAATATGATAGAGTTATTGCTGTATTGAAACAGGCTGTTTTTTATGCAACTTTTGTTATGATTGTAGGATTTACAGTAGTTGAATTATTTCCAAATATGATTGTCTCTATGTTTACAAAAGAAAAACAACTAAAAGATATTGCTGTTGTTGGACTGCGTTGGATATTTGTTGTTTATCCGTTACTTGGTTTTCAGATGGTTAGTTCTTCTTTTTTTTTAAGTATAGGAGATTCGTGGAAGTCTATTATTTTGTCATTAACTCGTCAAATTATTTTTTTGATACCTATTCTTTTTATTTTGCCTTGTTATTTGGGAATGTTGGGGGTATGGGTAAGTATGTGTATAGCCGATTTTTTATCTGTATTATTGGCAGGTGTATTATTGCGTAAAGAGTTACAAACGATAATGTTATAA
- a CDS encoding glycoside hydrolase family 57 protein, with protein sequence MKAICFCFQVHQPLRFKRYRFFDIGSEHYYYDDFANEDFIRGVAERTYFPANNLLLDMIEKYNGRFKVTFSISGTVLEQLEIYVPEVLEQFRELAKTGCVEFLSETYGHSLASLTNPKEFVKQVKAHSEKIQLLFGQIPKIFRNSELIYSDDIALQVANMDFKAILVEGAKHVLGWKSPNYLYSSASVPTLKLLTRNMKFSDDISFRFSDHNWSEYPLIGDKFVKWIADTPNSDQLVNIFTTYDILGGLQAVSTGIFDFFKSIPRFALMQDIGFLTPLEVIDMLDPVGELIVPYPCSWAGEEKDTSDWMGNLLQKEAISKLYSLAEKVHLISDRRILQDWNYLQATDHFHYMSTRYFAERSVFSPYENAYDAFNNYMNILSDFTDRVNGQFPEGVEDEELNALQKTILNQDEEIKRLEQELKKVKSRLL encoded by the coding sequence ATGAAGGCAATTTGTTTTTGTTTTCAGGTCCATCAACCCCTTCGTTTCAAACGATATCGTTTTTTCGATATTGGCTCTGAGCATTATTATTATGATGATTTTGCTAATGAGGACTTTATCCGTGGAGTGGCAGAGCGTACTTATTTCCCGGCAAATAATCTGTTGTTGGATATGATTGAAAAATATAACGGAAGATTTAAGGTTACTTTTTCTATTTCTGGTACTGTTCTGGAACAATTGGAAATCTATGTGCCGGAAGTACTTGAACAATTTAGAGAATTGGCAAAAACTGGTTGTGTGGAATTTTTGTCTGAAACATACGGTCATTCGTTGGCTTCTCTTACTAACCCTAAAGAATTTGTGAAACAAGTAAAAGCCCATTCGGAAAAAATACAGCTCCTCTTTGGGCAAATCCCTAAAATATTTCGAAACTCTGAATTGATTTATTCTGATGATATTGCTTTACAGGTGGCAAATATGGATTTTAAAGCTATCTTGGTAGAAGGGGCTAAGCATGTTTTGGGATGGAAAAGTCCTAATTACTTGTATTCGTCTGCTTCTGTCCCTACGTTAAAACTATTAACGCGAAATATGAAATTCAGTGATGATATTTCCTTTCGTTTTTCTGACCATAACTGGAGTGAGTATCCGTTGATTGGCGATAAATTTGTAAAATGGATTGCTGATACTCCTAATTCTGACCAGTTAGTAAATATTTTTACTACATACGATATATTAGGTGGATTACAAGCTGTATCAACAGGAATTTTTGATTTTTTTAAGTCAATTCCTCGTTTTGCTTTAATGCAAGATATTGGTTTTTTAACTCCTTTGGAGGTTATTGATATGTTGGACCCTGTTGGTGAATTGATTGTTCCTTATCCATGTTCATGGGCAGGAGAAGAGAAAGATACTAGTGATTGGATGGGTAATCTTCTTCAAAAAGAAGCAATAAGTAAATTGTATAGTCTTGCTGAAAAGGTTCATTTGATAAGTGATCGCAGAATTTTGCAGGATTGGAACTATTTGCAAGCTACTGACCATTTTCATTATATGAGTACGAGATATTTTGCTGAGCGAAGCGTTTTTAGCCCTTATGAAAATGCTTATGATGCTTTTAATAATTATATGAATATATTGAGTGATTTTACTGATAGAGTTAATGGACAATTTCCTGAAGGAGTTGAAGATGAGGAGCTTAACGCCCTGCAGAAGACTATTTTAAATCAAGATGAAGAAATTAAACGTTTAGAGCAAGAATTGAAAAAAGTAAAAAGCAGGTTGCTATAA
- a CDS encoding glycosyltransferase, with amino-acid sequence MKALMFGWEFPPHILGGLGTASYGLTKGMALQPDMEITFVIPKPLGDEDKSFLQLIGACNTPVVWKNVHRDHVQNRIGNCMDIQLYYDLRDHIYSDFSYCYTDDLGCIEFSGRYPDNLLEEINNYSIVAGVMARTIKFDIVHSHDWLTYPAGIHAKFITNKPLVIHVHATDFDRSRGSVNPVVYGIEKDGMDNADHIITVSNLTRDIVIEKYHQNPSKVTTVHNAVEPMNAEVAAVKFQKNTKTKIITFLGRITMQKGPEYFVEAAAKVLRKKSNVRFVMAGNGDMMDQMIRLVAQRNISDRFHFTGFMKGIEVYKMLKSSDVYVMPSVSEPFGISPLEAMQCGVPSIISKQSGCAEILEKTIKIDYWDIEAIADAMYSITTYPSMAEYLRVEGKNEVDRITWEKAADKVRNIYDKIV; translated from the coding sequence ATGAAAGCGTTAATGTTTGGTTGGGAATTTCCTCCTCATATTTTAGGGGGACTTGGTACGGCAAGTTATGGACTAACTAAAGGGATGGCTTTGCAGCCCGATATGGAAATAACTTTTGTCATACCAAAGCCTTTGGGTGATGAAGATAAAAGTTTTTTGCAGTTGATAGGAGCGTGTAATACGCCTGTTGTGTGGAAAAATGTGCATCGGGACCATGTCCAAAATCGGATTGGTAACTGTATGGACATTCAATTGTATTACGATTTGAGAGATCACATCTATTCCGATTTTAGTTATTGTTATACTGATGATTTGGGTTGTATTGAATTTTCGGGAAGATATCCCGACAATTTATTGGAAGAGATAAATAATTATTCCATTGTTGCGGGAGTAATGGCTCGTACTATAAAATTTGATATTGTTCATTCACACGATTGGCTTACCTATCCTGCTGGTATTCATGCCAAGTTTATTACAAATAAACCTCTTGTTATCCATGTGCATGCAACTGATTTCGATAGAAGTCGCGGTAGTGTTAATCCTGTGGTTTATGGTATAGAAAAAGATGGAATGGATAATGCTGATCATATTATTACTGTGAGTAATTTAACTCGTGATATAGTAATAGAAAAATATCATCAAAACCCTAGTAAAGTAACTACTGTTCACAATGCTGTGGAGCCGATGAATGCTGAGGTGGCAGCAGTAAAATTTCAGAAAAATACAAAAACTAAAATTATTACTTTTTTAGGCCGCATTACTATGCAGAAAGGACCAGAATATTTTGTAGAAGCAGCAGCAAAAGTTTTAAGAAAAAAGTCAAATGTTCGTTTTGTTATGGCAGGCAATGGCGATATGATGGATCAAATGATCCGTTTGGTTGCTCAACGAAATATTTCTGATAGATTTCACTTTACTGGCTTTATGAAAGGAATAGAAGTATATAAAATGTTGAAATCCAGCGATGTATATGTTATGCCTTCTGTTTCTGAGCCTTTCGGTATTTCTCCTTTAGAGGCTATGCAGTGCGGTGTGCCAAGCATTATTTCCAAGCAGTCAGGCTGTGCTGAAATTTTAGAGAAAACTATTAAAATTGATTATTGGGATATAGAAGCTATAGCAGATGCTATGTATTCTATTACTACTTACCCTAGCATGGCAGAATATTTGCGAGTGGAGGGAAAAAATGAAGTGGACAGAATTACATGGGAAAAAGCAGCAGACAAAGTACGTAATATATATGATAAAATCGTATAG